Proteins encoded together in one Halalkaliarchaeum sp. AArc-CO window:
- a CDS encoding NTP transferase domain-containing protein: MCGGQGTRLESDTEKPLVPICGVPMVDRVREALRNSRVDRVYAVVSPHAPETTAHLDGELPCIETPGNGYVSDLQTALQAGPVEPPVLTAVADLPLLASQPVNQLIAHAREDPRNRNVDERPEGGFRVRSATTVVPAALKRELEASIDGDTPWIPAGLNVVAATETEREDSLFYSWDARLAVNVNRKRDVRVAERLCTVEEP, encoded by the coding sequence ATGTGTGGCGGGCAGGGAACCCGCCTCGAATCGGACACTGAAAAACCCCTGGTGCCGATTTGCGGCGTTCCAATGGTGGATCGGGTCCGGGAGGCCCTCCGGAACAGTCGCGTCGATCGGGTGTACGCTGTCGTGTCGCCACATGCACCGGAGACCACCGCTCACCTCGACGGCGAGCTCCCGTGCATCGAGACGCCGGGGAACGGCTACGTCTCCGACCTTCAGACTGCGCTCCAGGCGGGACCGGTCGAACCCCCAGTACTCACGGCCGTTGCCGATCTGCCGTTGCTCGCATCCCAACCAGTGAACCAGCTGATCGCACACGCCCGGGAAGACCCTCGAAACAGGAACGTCGACGAACGCCCCGAAGGCGGCTTTCGCGTGCGATCGGCCACGACCGTCGTTCCGGCTGCACTCAAACGGGAACTCGAAGCGAGCATCGACGGCGACACCCCCTGGATACCGGCGGGGCTCAACGTGGTCGCAGCGACCGAAACCGAACGGGAGGACAGTCTCTTCTACAGCTGGGACGCACGGCTCGCAGTGAACGTGAACCGCAAACGCGACGTACGCGTGGCCGAACGTCTTTGTACGGTGGAGGAACCGTAG
- a CDS encoding HAD family hydrolase — protein sequence MAITFDLFGTLVSASRPDDPAEALAEELRTRDVSVPENWEELYATPQVDIEPGRELSLPDHVRAALEESGVDTDSPGQSRRPDGPGSGEADVVTEAVRAAFDRRVNRRDGAGTAIEAASRRGRVGLLSNCSVPGLVDRTLERVALDGRFDAVLASVDVGYRKPDRRAFQAAADRLGVDVTDLVHVGDNPETDGGIEDVGGIAILLENVSLSAVPDRLSEVRIQ from the coding sequence ATCGCGATCACGTTCGATCTCTTTGGAACTCTCGTGTCGGCTTCCCGCCCGGACGATCCGGCGGAGGCCCTCGCGGAGGAACTCCGGACGCGGGACGTCTCCGTTCCAGAGAACTGGGAGGAACTGTACGCCACTCCGCAGGTCGACATCGAGCCGGGTCGGGAGCTCTCGCTTCCCGACCACGTTCGAGCGGCGCTCGAGGAGTCCGGGGTGGACACAGACTCCCCGGGGCAAAGCAGGCGCCCTGACGGGCCGGGATCTGGCGAAGCGGACGTCGTCACTGAGGCAGTTCGTGCCGCGTTCGACCGCCGAGTGAATCGTCGGGATGGAGCCGGGACAGCGATCGAGGCGGCATCTCGGAGGGGACGGGTTGGCCTGCTCTCGAACTGCTCGGTACCGGGACTGGTCGACCGGACGCTCGAACGGGTCGCGCTCGACGGTCGGTTCGACGCCGTTCTCGCGAGCGTCGACGTCGGCTACCGCAAACCGGACCGACGGGCCTTCCAGGCCGCCGCCGACCGTCTCGGTGTCGACGTGACGGATCTCGTCCACGTCGGTGACAATCCGGAAACGGACGGCGGGATCGAGGACGTCGGTGGGATCGCAATCCTGCTCGAGAACGTGTCGCTTTCGGCAGTGCCGGATCGGCTCTCGGAGGTGCGGATCCAGTGA
- a CDS encoding aminotransferase class I/II-fold pyridoxal phosphate-dependent enzyme yields the protein MDPHSIDGVERATHGGTERDDLLDFSANTNPNTPAGTRAVYEAAFDDARRYPDDGYDAFRRAAAGFLERFHGEEESGSGDASSGDVDPEDVVVTPGGLAAIRLAVSVTVSPGDEVLIPAPSFAEYEREVRLQGATPEFYGQDELLGLDPEPYPLAVVCTPNNPTGELPDPDRLREFTHRCRRAGTVLLADEAFLGYLDAPSLAGTEGTVVARSLTKLFGLPGIRVGYAVATGCLRDRLETARRPWNLSTPAARVGTHCLTADRRGDRFVEATRESVALERKRIQKRLSTAFEVVSPPSSEPAAPYVLFDVSPSGRTVEEVVETARDRGVEIRDARSFRGLDSHVRVAIKGSDANDRMLEALNV from the coding sequence ATGGATCCACACTCGATCGACGGCGTCGAACGCGCGACCCACGGCGGAACCGAGCGGGATGACCTGCTGGATTTCAGCGCCAACACGAACCCCAACACCCCTGCGGGAACCCGTGCGGTTTACGAGGCCGCGTTCGACGACGCCCGCAGATATCCCGACGACGGATACGACGCGTTCAGGCGGGCCGCAGCCGGCTTCCTCGAGCGGTTTCACGGCGAGGAAGAATCGGGTTCCGGCGACGCGTCCTCCGGCGACGTCGACCCCGAGGACGTCGTCGTGACACCGGGCGGGCTGGCCGCGATCAGACTTGCCGTCTCCGTTACCGTCTCGCCCGGCGACGAAGTCCTGATTCCAGCACCGAGTTTCGCCGAATACGAGCGTGAAGTCCGACTTCAGGGGGCAACACCTGAGTTTTACGGTCAGGACGAACTCCTCGGATTGGATCCGGAGCCGTACCCATTGGCCGTCGTCTGTACGCCGAACAACCCGACTGGGGAGCTTCCCGATCCCGATCGCCTGCGGGAGTTCACACACCGGTGTCGGCGCGCAGGGACGGTCCTCCTGGCCGACGAGGCGTTCCTCGGCTACCTGGATGCCCCGTCGCTTGCGGGCACGGAGGGCACCGTCGTCGCTCGATCGCTGACCAAACTGTTCGGCCTCCCGGGGATCAGGGTCGGCTACGCGGTCGCGACTGGCTGCCTCCGCGACCGGCTCGAAACAGCGAGGCGGCCCTGGAACCTCTCGACGCCGGCCGCCCGCGTGGGAACCCACTGTCTCACCGCCGACCGCCGGGGTGATCGGTTCGTCGAAGCGACCCGCGAGTCGGTCGCACTCGAACGGAAACGGATCCAGAAACGGCTCTCTACGGCGTTTGAGGTCGTCTCACCGCCGTCATCGGAGCCTGCAGCGCCGTACGTCCTGTTCGACGTCAGCCCGTCGGGACGGACCGTCGAGGAAGTCGTCGAAACCGCCCGCGATCGGGGCGTCGAGATCCGGGACGCGAGGAGTTTCCGCGGACTCGATTCCCACGTACGGGTTGCGATAAAAGGGTCCGACGCGAACGACCGGATGCTGGAGGCGTTGAATGTTTGA
- a CDS encoding dihydrofolate reductase: MTTFTLIAAVAENGVIGDEGGIPWEYPEDLRRFKRLTTGHPVVLGRRTYEGIEARLGGPLPDRRNVVLSRSDPDVPGEVLLAESVDEAVELAEAAAEEMGVSEVFVAGGATVYEAFRPLSTRMELTEIHESHEGDTRFPSWDREDWREVQRDDREAFSFVTYERRS, encoded by the coding sequence ATGACGACGTTCACGTTGATCGCCGCGGTGGCAGAAAACGGCGTCATCGGCGACGAGGGCGGGATCCCGTGGGAGTATCCCGAGGATCTCCGTCGGTTCAAGCGCCTTACCACCGGCCATCCGGTGGTACTCGGCCGTCGAACATACGAGGGGATCGAAGCCAGGCTCGGTGGGCCGCTTCCCGACCGGCGGAACGTCGTCCTCTCGCGATCGGACCCGGACGTCCCCGGCGAGGTTCTCCTCGCGGAGTCGGTCGACGAGGCGGTCGAACTCGCCGAGGCGGCGGCCGAGGAGATGGGCGTCTCGGAGGTGTTCGTCGCCGGCGGAGCGACAGTATATGAAGCGTTCCGCCCGCTTTCGACCCGAATGGAGCTGACAGAGATCCACGAGTCACACGAGGGAGACACACGGTTCCCGTCGTGGGACCGGGAGGACTGGCGGGAGGTCCAACGGGACGACAGGGAAGCGTTCTCGTTCGTGACGTACGAACGCCGGTCGTAG
- the psmA gene encoding archaeal proteasome endopeptidase complex subunit alpha, protein MRGNDQQAYDRGTSLFSPDGRIYQVEYAREAVSRGAPSVGIRTPEGVVLAALAQPSSELMEAESIEKLHKLDDHVGTTNAGHVADARNLIDYARRFAQGNQLRYGEPVGVEALTKHVTDYIQENTQMGGTRPFGAALLIGGIEDGRPRLFSADPSGTPHEWRATVIGADRSEIQSLLEEEWDEELTLEDGIELAIRALQVRSEELEAEHVNLVTVTPEDGYRHCPVEDVADVLDRILGDDEDTGDGDATDDDEDDSAE, encoded by the coding sequence ATGAGGGGCAACGACCAGCAGGCGTACGATCGCGGAACGTCGCTGTTCTCGCCCGACGGACGGATCTATCAGGTCGAATACGCCCGCGAGGCAGTCTCGCGCGGTGCGCCGAGCGTCGGGATCCGGACCCCCGAAGGGGTCGTCCTGGCGGCGCTGGCACAGCCCTCCTCGGAGCTGATGGAGGCCGAGAGCATCGAGAAGCTCCACAAGCTGGACGACCACGTGGGGACGACCAACGCCGGCCACGTCGCCGACGCTCGGAACCTGATCGACTACGCACGGCGGTTCGCCCAGGGGAACCAGCTGCGATACGGCGAGCCGGTCGGCGTCGAAGCGTTGACGAAACACGTCACCGACTACATCCAGGAGAACACCCAGATGGGTGGTACCCGGCCGTTCGGGGCTGCCCTTCTGATCGGCGGCATCGAGGACGGCCGTCCCCGGCTGTTCAGCGCCGATCCCTCGGGGACGCCACACGAGTGGCGCGCGACCGTCATCGGCGCCGACAGAAGCGAGATCCAGTCGCTCCTCGAGGAGGAGTGGGACGAGGAACTCACGCTCGAAGACGGAATCGAACTCGCGATTCGGGCGCTGCAGGTCCGGTCGGAGGAGCTCGAGGCAGAGCACGTGAACCTGGTGACGGTGACGCCCGAGGACGGCTACCGCCACTGTCCAGTCGAAGACGTCGCGGACGTGCTCGATCGGATCCTGGGAGACGACGAGGACACAGGCGACGGCGACGCGACCGACGACGACGAGGACGACAGCGCGGAATAA
- the cobS gene encoding adenosylcobinamide-GDP ribazoletransferase, with the protein MTDGLLPAVRGAIGFLSRIPIGRETRDWEAFERTPTAFPLSGYVIGALIGLPVAVVAAAGVPAASVAVVGLLAVYAVAGINNLDGLLDLGDAAVVHGDPDERVAVLKDTTVGVGAIAVAVAALVALAFGFYGLGRVGSTAVFAVVIATEVGAKLSMAAVACVGTARHEGLGSAFTTNADRSDLAVPVLVSLPIVAVGAPVGAVVPVAAALLGAFLGGGFLAAWANRLLGGVNGDVFGAANEIARLAGLHVGVIAWTLS; encoded by the coding sequence GTGACTGACGGACTGTTGCCCGCAGTCCGGGGGGCGATCGGGTTCCTCTCTCGGATCCCGATCGGCAGGGAGACCCGGGACTGGGAGGCGTTCGAACGCACACCGACGGCGTTCCCGCTCTCGGGGTACGTCATCGGTGCGCTGATCGGCCTGCCGGTCGCCGTCGTCGCCGCGGCCGGGGTTCCCGCCGCGAGCGTGGCGGTCGTCGGACTGCTTGCCGTGTACGCGGTTGCAGGGATCAACAACCTGGACGGCTTGCTGGATCTCGGCGACGCGGCAGTCGTCCACGGCGACCCGGACGAACGGGTCGCGGTTCTGAAGGACACCACCGTCGGCGTCGGCGCGATCGCGGTCGCCGTTGCCGCGCTCGTCGCGCTCGCGTTCGGATTTTACGGGCTCGGACGCGTCGGCTCCACAGCAGTGTTCGCTGTCGTGATCGCCACCGAAGTCGGCGCGAAGCTGTCGATGGCGGCAGTCGCCTGCGTCGGCACAGCCAGACACGAGGGGCTCGGATCGGCGTTCACGACGAATGCGGACCGCAGCGACCTGGCGGTTCCGGTACTCGTGTCGCTACCGATCGTCGCGGTGGGTGCTCCCGTCGGGGCTGTTGTCCCCGTCGCCGCCGCACTCCTCGGCGCGTTTCTGGGAGGCGGATTCCTGGCGGCCTGGGCGAACCGCCTGCTCGGCGGCGTCAACGGCGACGTGTTCGGTGCGGCGAACGAAATCGCCCGTCTCGCCGGACTCCACGTGGGGGTGATCGCGTGGACGCTCTCGTGA
- a CDS encoding cobyric acid synthase, whose amino-acid sequence MTRTILVAGTASHVGKSTVVAGLCRHLADRGFDVAPYKAQNMSNNARAVPKATAPRPVDRDGATDSDDMPERDGNAFGEIGVSQYVQARAARIHPTTDHNPVLLKPHAEGASQLVVDGDAVATLAAGEYYSDYWDRALEAASRAHGRLAADHEVIVAEGAGSVGEPNLRDRDLANVETARFADADVVLVADIERGGAFASVVGTLELAPDDVTDRIAGVVISKFRGDREILEPAIEELEERTGVPVLGVLPYDDPGLPEEDSVSLPAVGERAVIGDDDGVPEHRTVQVGVPRLPRASNMTDLGPLAREPGVRVVYLPLSASLDGIDGLVLSGTKNTVDDLIALESAGMVEEIADFEGPIVGLCGGYQQLGERILNADVEGTRGETELEGIGRLPVETRFSTEKHVEAVERTLAPTAALGGATGTVSGYEIHMGDTALRESKGSSTDDIDRPVGPTSAAMDDVLGTYLHGLFENETARRGFLTAVFEAAGRRPPEAAGSDAGVPDPYDAAAELVASNLDLSPLKLSPEKRPSREGKYP is encoded by the coding sequence GTGACCCGAACGATCCTCGTCGCCGGTACGGCGTCACACGTCGGGAAAAGCACTGTCGTTGCCGGCCTCTGTCGTCATCTCGCCGATCGCGGGTTCGACGTCGCGCCGTACAAAGCACAGAACATGTCGAACAACGCGCGTGCGGTCCCGAAGGCGACGGCTCCCCGTCCGGTGGACCGCGATGGTGCGACGGATTCCGACGACATGCCGGAACGTGACGGGAACGCCTTCGGCGAGATCGGCGTCTCCCAGTACGTCCAGGCGCGGGCCGCCCGTATCCATCCGACGACCGATCACAACCCGGTCCTTTTGAAGCCCCACGCCGAGGGCGCCTCCCAGCTGGTCGTCGACGGCGACGCGGTCGCGACGCTCGCGGCCGGAGAGTACTACAGCGACTACTGGGATCGCGCCCTGGAGGCCGCCAGCCGAGCACACGGACGGCTCGCGGCCGATCACGAGGTGATCGTCGCGGAGGGGGCCGGCAGCGTCGGCGAACCGAATCTGCGGGATCGCGATCTCGCGAACGTCGAAACCGCGCGCTTCGCCGACGCCGACGTGGTGCTCGTGGCCGACATCGAACGCGGCGGTGCGTTCGCGAGCGTCGTCGGCACTCTCGAACTCGCGCCCGATGACGTAACCGACCGGATTGCTGGCGTCGTCATCAGCAAGTTCAGAGGCGACCGGGAGATCCTGGAACCGGCGATCGAGGAGCTGGAGGAACGCACAGGCGTCCCCGTATTGGGTGTCCTGCCCTACGACGATCCCGGTCTCCCCGAGGAAGACAGCGTCTCCCTGCCGGCGGTCGGCGAGCGCGCCGTCATCGGCGACGACGACGGCGTCCCCGAGCACCGAACCGTACAGGTTGGTGTCCCGCGGCTCCCTCGGGCCTCGAACATGACCGATCTGGGGCCGCTGGCTCGAGAGCCCGGCGTCCGGGTGGTCTACCTCCCGCTTTCCGCGTCGCTCGACGGGATCGACGGCCTCGTACTCTCGGGGACGAAAAACACCGTCGACGACCTTATCGCCCTCGAATCCGCCGGCATGGTCGAGGAGATCGCCGACTTCGAAGGCCCGATCGTCGGCCTCTGTGGCGGCTACCAGCAGCTCGGCGAGCGCATCCTGAACGCGGACGTCGAGGGGACCAGGGGCGAAACCGAACTCGAGGGGATCGGTCGGCTCCCCGTCGAGACGCGATTTTCCACCGAGAAACACGTCGAGGCCGTCGAGCGAACGCTCGCGCCGACGGCCGCACTCGGCGGCGCGACGGGGACCGTCTCCGGCTACGAGATCCACATGGGGGACACCGCGCTCCGGGAGAGCAAAGGGAGTTCGACGGACGATATCGACCGGCCGGTCGGCCCGACGAGCGCGGCGATGGATGACGTACTCGGGACGTATCTCCATGGGCTGTTCGAAAACGAAACCGCCCGTCGGGGCTTTCTGACGGCAGTCTTCGAGGCGGCCGGTCGACGACCGCCCGAGGCTGCCGGAAGCGACGCCGGCGTACCCGACCCGTACGACGCAGCCGCCGAGCTCGTCGCCTCGAACCTGGATCTCTCGCCGCTGAAGCTGTCGCCGGAGAAGCGACCTTCCCGGGAGGGAAAATACCCGTGA
- a CDS encoding CobD/CbiB family cobalamin biosynthesis protein: MELASPASVPAAVSVGVSAALAVAIAFLLDTTVGEPPKRLHPVAWFGLAVAAVDREWRRPRVVGTLALGLPLGAAAIVWAVVSVAPGPAEALVAGLVLFVTLSRRLLRSEARAVIAASESDPAAARERLPALAGRDPESLAPEELRSAAVESAAENLADGLVAPLAAFAVGALVSLPVAAAAAAWVKGVNTLDSMLGYRSKAVGGPSARLDDLVMAVPARASAVLIAGVALDPAAIRRAAGWARTPPSPNSGWPMAALSAAIDVRLEKPGSYVLNPDAAFPDVGCGLEGVRLVDRAAIASFLLSGGWVLGLGGVLG, translated from the coding sequence ATCGAGCTCGCGTCACCGGCGAGTGTTCCCGCGGCCGTTTCCGTCGGCGTCTCGGCCGCCCTCGCGGTCGCGATCGCGTTCCTCCTCGATACGACCGTCGGAGAGCCGCCGAAACGGCTGCATCCGGTCGCCTGGTTCGGGCTGGCCGTCGCGGCGGTGGATCGCGAGTGGAGGCGTCCCCGAGTGGTCGGAACGCTCGCGCTGGGGCTTCCCCTGGGGGCCGCGGCGATCGTGTGGGCGGTCGTCTCCGTCGCGCCGGGTCCAGCAGAAGCACTGGTCGCCGGGCTCGTCCTGTTCGTGACGCTCAGCCGTCGGCTGCTCCGCTCGGAGGCGCGGGCGGTCATCGCCGCAAGCGAGTCGGATCCCGCCGCAGCGCGCGAGCGACTTCCCGCACTCGCCGGGCGCGATCCGGAGTCGCTCGCCCCCGAGGAACTTCGCAGCGCTGCTGTCGAAAGCGCCGCGGAGAACCTCGCGGACGGTCTCGTCGCCCCGCTTGCGGCCTTTGCGGTCGGCGCCCTCGTCTCGCTTCCGGTTGCCGCGGCGGCCGCCGCCTGGGTGAAAGGGGTCAACACGCTCGACTCGATGCTGGGCTACCGGTCGAAAGCCGTCGGCGGGCCGAGCGCACGTCTCGACGACCTCGTGATGGCGGTTCCAGCGCGGGCGAGTGCAGTGTTAATTGCAGGTGTTGCGCTGGATCCCGCAGCGATCCGTCGGGCCGCTGGCTGGGCACGAACGCCCCCGTCGCCGAACTCGGGCTGGCCGATGGCGGCGCTGTCGGCCGCCATCGACGTCAGGCTCGAAAAGCCCGGATCGTACGTTCTCAACCCCGACGCGGCGTTTCCCGACGTCGGCTGCGGACTCGAGGGAGTCCGACTCGTCGACCGGGCCGCGATCGCGTCGTTTTTGCTTTCGGGCGGCTGGGTGTTGGGTCTGGGAGGTGTCCTCGGGTGA
- a CDS encoding MBL fold metallo-hydrolase: protein MIRNLAAGVQAFTSNAFLVVGDRTVLVDTGANFDIVPRIRRELEERTVDGDDGVDRGGSTTLDAVVLTHTHPDHVGNVPEVKEAFDVETWGFDTDQPATDNPIEDEETVRLGDHDYLAVHTPGHKNDHLCFYAREPGILFAGDLVFQNGGFGRTDLAEGDRGKLIESIDRIHALVGDDVAEMHVGHGPSLTRNPSHDVELARQAARMG, encoded by the coding sequence ATGATCCGTAACCTGGCAGCCGGCGTGCAGGCGTTCACGAGCAACGCGTTTCTCGTGGTGGGCGACCGGACAGTACTGGTCGACACCGGCGCCAACTTCGACATCGTCCCCCGAATCCGCCGAGAACTCGAGGAGCGAACAGTTGATGGGGACGACGGCGTCGACAGGGGTGGATCGACGACGCTCGACGCCGTCGTGCTTACCCACACTCACCCCGATCACGTCGGCAACGTTCCGGAGGTGAAAGAGGCGTTCGACGTCGAGACGTGGGGGTTCGACACCGACCAGCCCGCCACCGACAATCCGATCGAAGACGAGGAAACCGTTCGACTGGGCGATCACGACTACCTTGCGGTCCACACGCCGGGGCACAAAAACGATCACCTCTGTTTTTACGCCCGCGAACCGGGAATCCTCTTCGCGGGAGACCTCGTGTTTCAGAACGGTGGATTCGGCCGAACCGATCTCGCAGAGGGCGACCGAGGAAAACTGATCGAGAGCATCGACCGAATCCACGCGCTCGTCGGCGACGACGTCGCCGAGATGCACGTCGGTCACGGGCCGAGCCTCACCCGAAACCCGTCCCACGACGTGGAACTCGCCCGCCAGGCGGCCCGGATGGGATAA
- the thyA gene encoding thymidylate synthase, protein MQQYLDLVEDALATGTYKPNRTGVDTIASFSQHYTIDLASGYPLLTTKKLDGYRWNSLIHEVLWYLSGEEHVRNLSEETGIWDAWADEDGALDTAYGRFWRRYPVPEAAGQLPGESWPDDDNPWITVETESGTGVRRTFDQIQYVLDGLLEDPHSRRYVVNAWHPANAAVSTLPPCHYTFVLNVQGGKLHCQLMQRSGDIALGVPFNIAAYSLLANAIAQRTGFELGEFGHTIVDAHVYCGQGNRGEWYAQNLPELQRRLADADRAADYAELNAWIESEAPTEAPDEEGYDHVPGLLEQLTREPNARPEIEIADKPLEELGFEDINLRDYDPEPGIDFAVAE, encoded by the coding sequence ATGCAACAGTACCTCGATCTCGTCGAAGACGCTCTCGCGACCGGAACGTACAAACCGAACCGAACCGGCGTCGACACGATCGCGTCGTTTAGCCAGCATTACACGATCGACCTCGCCTCGGGGTATCCTCTGCTCACGACCAAGAAACTCGACGGCTACCGCTGGAACTCGCTGATACACGAGGTCCTGTGGTATCTCTCGGGGGAAGAACACGTCCGGAACCTCTCGGAGGAAACAGGGATCTGGGACGCCTGGGCCGACGAGGACGGGGCTCTCGACACCGCCTACGGCCGGTTCTGGCGACGGTACCCCGTCCCCGAAGCTGCGGGCCAGCTCCCGGGGGAGTCGTGGCCGGACGACGACAACCCGTGGATCACCGTCGAGACGGAGTCGGGAACGGGCGTCCGGCGGACGTTCGATCAGATCCAGTACGTGCTGGACGGACTCCTGGAGGACCCACACTCGCGGCGCTACGTGGTCAACGCGTGGCACCCCGCCAACGCGGCGGTGTCGACGCTGCCGCCGTGTCACTACACGTTCGTCCTCAACGTTCAGGGCGGGAAGCTCCACTGTCAGCTGATGCAACGCTCCGGCGACATCGCGCTGGGAGTGCCCTTCAACATCGCCGCCTACTCGCTGCTCGCGAACGCGATCGCCCAGCGTACCGGGTTCGAACTCGGGGAGTTCGGTCACACGATCGTCGACGCCCACGTCTACTGCGGGCAAGGGAATCGAGGAGAGTGGTACGCCCAGAACCTGCCGGAGTTGCAACGGCGCCTCGCCGACGCCGACCGGGCGGCCGACTACGCGGAGCTCAACGCGTGGATCGAGTCGGAGGCACCGACGGAAGCGCCCGACGAAGAGGGGTACGATCACGTCCCCGGGCTGCTCGAACAGCTCACCCGCGAGCCGAACGCCCGTCCGGAGATCGAGATCGCGGACAAACCCCTCGAGGAGTTGGGCTTCGAGGACATCAATCTGCGTGACTACGACCCGGAACCGGGCATCGACTTCGCGGTCGCAGAATGA